Proteins from one Bacteroides mediterraneensis genomic window:
- a CDS encoding AAA family ATPase, with product MSLSRISEVNIDLWNKQKVQFPAHPDVNIIMGVNGSGKTTFLKNLYESLVADNHKQSEDIVYLPSIDNIAMRDKRKTTTALAQNLEYFIYDMKTGPSLMSLRMSMIDSSVEKQEELKAQIADFQKTVNGLFALTRKRIEIEGSKFSVITDNGTLPVGALSSGEMQVLLILLRVFLLGKRESIVLIDEPENSLDIDWQFELINLLVRFNPNAQFFITTHSPALFGDGWGDKVWYMEQITK from the coding sequence ATGTCACTGTCAAGAATATCGGAAGTAAATATCGACCTTTGGAATAAACAGAAGGTCCAGTTCCCGGCCCATCCCGATGTCAACATTATAATGGGGGTAAATGGAAGTGGGAAAACCACGTTTCTGAAAAACCTCTATGAGTCACTGGTGGCGGATAACCATAAACAAAGTGAAGACATTGTTTATCTGCCTTCCATTGATAATATTGCCATGCGGGATAAGCGGAAGACAACTACGGCATTAGCGCAAAATCTGGAGTATTTCATCTATGACATGAAAACCGGTCCTTCGCTGATGAGTCTTCGTATGTCCATGATAGACAGTTCTGTTGAGAAACAAGAAGAATTAAAAGCACAGATTGCTGATTTCCAGAAAACAGTCAACGGCTTGTTCGCTTTAACCCGCAAACGGATAGAGATAGAGGGAAGCAAATTTTCTGTGATCACTGATAACGGCACGTTACCCGTAGGAGCACTTTCTTCCGGAGAGATGCAAGTACTGCTGATTCTGCTCCGTGTATTTTTATTGGGCAAACGTGAATCTATCGTTCTGATAGACGAGCCGGAAAACTCACTGGATATAGACTGGCAGTTTGAACTCATCAACCTGTTGGTTCGTTTCAATCCCAACGCTCAGTTTTTCATTACGACTCATTCCCCTGCCCTGTTCGGAGATGGATGGGGAGATAAAGTCTGGTATATGGAACAAATCACAAAGTAA
- a CDS encoding SIR2 family protein, which translates to MDKQQISHLLHIQKASRENRLAIFVGAGVSRNSGIPTWNELIESMKAELPEKLTNEMDALKVAQLYKDSRGHKEYMDKVKEVLLYNKAVPNRLHKSILLLNPCHIITTNYDDLIEQELINQFTQYDIVREDKDIPQIAYPNVLVKMHGDYITDNIVLTETDYYNYPKNFPLIRAFVQSIFASKLVLFVGFSFADLNLKMILNELQNILSENMQRAYLLSCEEPDFVTKQYFEKKGINILYFSEKEIDVINGKEYNPDDLNGIGRLTDKILYSINNYSKIPKQDLSAYLYDRVMSYSQELRSFGDGLRYFFPQDRSERMFWNTHSCGLQTGLSDFKELAKQVKTNQGKRQYLISHPKIQLKPLLKFACYNYLYEIDGIKIIDSKFIKNANHYFPKITLYYLHHFSSTDACKSLKLLREKDIQYTLNDLELPFTLYQLGDYWEAYRMYRELLSQYWQRKKYILYFICRYNMWSIKGHVAFQKIWDETIDINKELKLAEESDLDDILRKLPLDIEIKNIFQDLISYRDFGKHNVRTEQLKGEILKQRKSAERGGWSINNNITVLMSLYQRESVFSWANYIICDNNGYYKSICNNTASGILNSFLTPQTEFLGKKIKSTKINELNDFMLEMLVFDMDNKKLQNLFKNYEIFNLKISESGLTYINLCLKGLTDNGQFLYKDESRFYIPLSNLMLIISKSQKLNVDINLLYQAVIKYWKYEQQISSNSIECIVNQFTPCKEEALKLLESILYHSANINEYFRSIYILVEYLKKQGQIFTDIRMNELINNQDKIKALSLIYPIVQEKEKINVLDCCLKMINSFYDYIYFIYSNNIIEYSIEKFKELLEIEKKSINESHCYLLSKIRKDNNFQDLNVIIDDFAQNNDCMQFFLSPDNYSSPEKVEIDWILKLENRADFFKNEIYRNKLKEYIKVNTLNKESLNYLVGLL; encoded by the coding sequence ATGGATAAGCAACAAATATCTCATCTTTTACATATACAAAAAGCAAGTCGGGAAAATCGACTAGCGATATTTGTAGGTGCCGGAGTTTCTAGAAATTCGGGTATTCCGACTTGGAATGAACTTATAGAATCAATGAAGGCTGAACTTCCTGAAAAGTTGACAAATGAAATGGATGCTCTAAAAGTAGCCCAGTTGTACAAAGATTCACGGGGGCATAAAGAGTATATGGATAAAGTAAAAGAGGTATTACTTTATAATAAAGCTGTACCTAATAGATTACATAAAAGTATTTTGTTGCTAAATCCATGCCATATAATAACTACAAACTACGATGATTTAATAGAACAAGAGCTTATTAATCAATTTACGCAATATGATATTGTAAGAGAAGATAAGGATATTCCACAAATTGCATATCCAAATGTTCTTGTTAAAATGCATGGAGATTATATAACCGATAATATAGTTCTTACCGAAACGGATTATTATAATTATCCAAAGAATTTTCCGCTTATACGTGCTTTTGTACAATCTATATTTGCAAGTAAACTCGTGCTATTTGTTGGCTTCTCTTTCGCTGATTTAAATTTAAAAATGATATTAAATGAGTTGCAAAATATTTTGTCAGAGAATATGCAAAGAGCCTACCTGTTATCATGCGAGGAACCGGATTTTGTGACAAAACAATATTTTGAGAAAAAAGGAATCAATATACTTTATTTCAGCGAGAAAGAAATTGATGTAATTAATGGTAAAGAATATAATCCAGATGATTTAAATGGAATAGGTCGGTTAACAGATAAGATTCTATATTCCATCAACAATTATAGCAAAATTCCTAAACAAGACTTATCTGCATATCTTTATGATCGAGTTATGTCCTACAGCCAAGAATTACGCTCTTTTGGAGATGGATTAAGATATTTTTTCCCTCAAGATAGAAGTGAAAGAATGTTTTGGAATACTCATTCATGTGGTTTGCAAACTGGTTTATCGGATTTTAAGGAACTAGCCAAACAGGTTAAAACAAACCAAGGGAAGCGGCAATATTTGATTTCACATCCTAAAATTCAACTGAAACCGTTATTAAAGTTTGCATGTTATAATTATTTGTATGAGATTGATGGAATCAAAATCATAGATAGTAAATTTATAAAGAATGCAAATCATTATTTCCCCAAGATAACTCTTTATTATTTACATCATTTTTCATCTACTGATGCTTGTAAAAGTTTAAAGTTATTACGAGAAAAGGATATTCAATATACGCTAAATGACTTAGAACTCCCTTTTACACTATACCAGTTGGGGGATTATTGGGAAGCTTATAGAATGTATAGGGAGCTATTATCACAGTATTGGCAAAGAAAAAAATACATTCTATATTTTATATGCAGATATAATATGTGGTCAATTAAGGGGCATGTCGCGTTTCAAAAAATATGGGATGAAACTATAGATATAAATAAAGAATTAAAGCTTGCGGAAGAATCGGACTTAGATGATATATTGCGTAAGCTACCATTGGATATAGAGATAAAAAACATATTTCAGGACTTAATTTCTTATAGAGACTTTGGTAAACACAATGTAAGAACGGAACAATTAAAAGGAGAAATTCTTAAACAAAGAAAATCTGCAGAAAGAGGTGGTTGGTCAATCAACAATAATATTACGGTTCTAATGTCTTTGTATCAACGTGAAAGCGTATTCTCATGGGCAAACTATATTATATGCGATAATAATGGCTACTATAAATCAATTTGCAATAATACTGCATCAGGCATATTGAACAGTTTTTTAACTCCTCAAACAGAATTTTTAGGGAAAAAAATTAAGTCTACGAAGATTAATGAGCTAAATGATTTCATGCTTGAAATGTTAGTATTTGATATGGATAATAAGAAACTGCAAAATCTTTTCAAGAACTATGAAATATTTAATCTAAAAATCTCAGAATCCGGCCTAACGTATATTAACTTATGTCTAAAAGGACTTACAGATAATGGACAATTCTTATACAAAGATGAATCTCGGTTCTATATTCCATTGAGTAATCTCATGTTAATTATATCGAAGTCTCAGAAATTAAATGTTGATATTAATTTATTATATCAAGCAGTTATAAAATATTGGAAATACGAACAACAAATAAGTTCTAACAGTATAGAATGTATTGTTAATCAATTTACGCCATGTAAAGAAGAGGCTTTGAAGCTACTAGAATCAATATTATATCATTCAGCTAATATAAATGAATACTTTCGTAGTATTTACATACTAGTTGAATATCTAAAAAAACAAGGCCAAATTTTCACCGACATTCGTATGAATGAACTGATAAATAATCAAGATAAAATCAAAGCGCTGTCATTAATATATCCAATAGTTCAAGAAAAAGAAAAAATTAATGTATTAGACTGTTGCCTAAAAATGATTAATAGCTTTTATGATTATATATATTTCATTTACAGTAACAATATTATCGAATATTCAATTGAAAAATTTAAAGAATTACTTGAAATAGAGAAAAAAAGCATAAATGAAAGTCATTGCTACTTATTGTCTAAAATTAGAAAAGATAATAATTTCCAAGATTTGAATGTAATAATTGATGATTTCGCTCAAAATAATGATTGTATGCAGTTTTTTCTTTCCCCAGACAATTATTCATCACCCGAAAAAGTTGAAATTGACTGGATTTTAAAACTTGAAAACAGAGCAGATTTTTTTAAAAATGAGATTTATAGAAATAAATTGAAAGAATATATAAAAGTAAATACCTTAAATAAAGAGAGCTTAAATTACCTCGTCGGGCTGCTTTAA
- the pglX gene encoding BREX-1 system adenine-specific DNA-methyltransferase PglX, protein MDTNKIKRFATEARNILKTGIAAKIMTLGFDRKGNVAEEHRPQLMQGGTLWNGQFYTEGFYHQWMSLFNRVQQKGINEVYEEAAYTWFNRLCAIRILQKNNLCSPVLQYADAARTPVIVDQARQGHLPLMKEDLRQRVIELLDDDTKVTEQFALLITAWCHDNPIINQCFGSMADYTELLLPNNILTEGGFVDMLNHTEFVTDEDFQSPELIGWLYQFYISERKDEVFAKKGKFEADEIPAATQIFTPNWIVKYMVQNTVGRIYLDNNPYETALQKKWQYLVEPSEKTPAENILRYEELTDLKVADLACGSGHILNECFDLLYDLYIAEGYGRGEAIENIFQHNLTGVDIDNRAKQLATFALLLKACQKDASFADAHCLPHVLAMPKPWDEEKNGLVREFLPHFFLGQENQIHVNELIACFDLMQHADSLGSIMKFELSDSTRLLVKQTVEYWHNQDFIPEAIRAQLPAFELILALTEKYHALVMNPPYMGGGNMNEVLSKYVKEAYKDSKGDLATVFVEMMGQRSSIYGRYAFIIPPSWMFLSNFESLRRNIIENQTIDSLLHLSRGVFGADFGASSAVISNTKDPEACGTYFRLVERTFQEFDQKHLKLLFEKTLANPDFRYYFKGYTKDVEDIVYSENGAKIYYPNVSQSNFEKIPGCPIGYWASANIIKIYTSNLALSAVCSPTQGLATADNARFLRLWFEVSRSRIGFGFENAASAAQSGLKWFPCNKGGGFRKWYGNQDYIINWENDGYEIKNFYDEKGKQRSVIRNPKYYYLEAISWSSVSSNIGIAFRYYPKGFIFDHAACNIYTRNIVETLGYVNTKLISIFSNIINPTINLFSGSVGNIPYLPISNIDKVVKQNIYISKSDWNSHESSWDFETNPLLTINENTHINKKIEQQNNEIGEYIYIDLATPKPDSLKWLVEQYKKKWEQMFSQLHENEEELNRQFIEIYGLQDELTPDVPIDEITILQQGEISFVPSEEGEDVPKVMKWNDDVIIKQLISYAVGCMMGRYRLDKPGLHIAHPEPTEEEIAPYSYHGRKYDIDDDGILPLMNSDCGFSDNAPLRMADFVRIAFGEETQVENLNYMEQCLGKTLEQYFVKDFWKDHKKMYQNRPIYWLFASKKGTFQVIAYMHRMNAYTVERIRAKYLLPFIEHLEQEIKKLDMRRAELTTKESKQLQTLQKQLDECREYHERLQVVAEQAISFDLDDGVVVNYAKFGDILAKLK, encoded by the coding sequence ATGGACACCAATAAGATTAAACGCTTCGCCACCGAAGCACGTAACATATTGAAAACCGGCATCGCTGCCAAGATTATGACACTTGGTTTCGACCGGAAAGGGAATGTGGCCGAAGAACACCGACCGCAACTTATGCAGGGCGGTACACTTTGGAACGGACAATTTTATACAGAGGGATTCTATCATCAGTGGATGTCTCTCTTCAATCGTGTACAGCAGAAAGGCATCAATGAAGTGTATGAAGAAGCTGCCTATACCTGGTTCAACCGACTGTGTGCCATCCGCATCTTGCAGAAGAACAATCTCTGTTCTCCTGTACTCCAGTATGCCGATGCCGCACGTACACCGGTTATTGTGGACCAAGCCCGCCAAGGCCACCTTCCTCTGATGAAAGAAGATCTTCGTCAGCGCGTAATAGAGTTACTTGACGATGATACGAAAGTAACCGAACAGTTTGCCCTGCTCATAACCGCATGGTGTCATGACAATCCCATCATCAACCAGTGTTTCGGCTCTATGGCCGACTATACTGAGCTGCTTCTGCCGAACAATATTTTGACAGAAGGCGGCTTTGTAGACATGCTCAACCATACGGAATTTGTAACCGATGAGGATTTTCAATCACCGGAACTGATAGGCTGGCTCTACCAGTTCTATATTTCGGAACGTAAGGACGAAGTATTTGCCAAGAAAGGTAAGTTTGAGGCAGACGAGATTCCTGCCGCTACGCAGATATTCACCCCCAACTGGATTGTGAAATATATGGTGCAGAATACAGTGGGCCGTATCTACCTCGACAACAATCCATACGAAACCGCGCTACAGAAGAAGTGGCAATATCTGGTGGAACCTTCTGAAAAGACTCCGGCAGAAAACATCTTAAGATACGAAGAACTGACAGACCTGAAAGTAGCCGATTTAGCCTGTGGCTCAGGCCATATTCTGAACGAGTGTTTTGATTTGCTCTACGATCTTTATATTGCTGAAGGCTATGGCCGTGGGGAAGCCATAGAGAATATCTTTCAGCATAACTTGACCGGAGTAGACATTGACAATCGTGCCAAGCAATTAGCCACTTTTGCCCTCTTGCTGAAAGCTTGCCAGAAGGATGCTTCATTTGCCGACGCTCATTGCTTGCCTCATGTATTGGCCATGCCGAAACCTTGGGATGAAGAAAAGAATGGTCTGGTCAGAGAATTCCTTCCTCATTTCTTTTTGGGGCAGGAAAATCAGATTCACGTCAATGAACTCATCGCTTGCTTCGACTTGATGCAGCATGCGGATTCGTTGGGCTCTATCATGAAATTTGAACTTAGCGATAGTACCCGATTGCTGGTAAAACAGACGGTAGAATATTGGCACAATCAGGACTTTATACCGGAGGCCATTCGTGCCCAACTTCCTGCATTTGAACTGATTCTGGCCTTAACGGAAAAGTATCATGCATTGGTGATGAATCCGCCTTATATGGGTGGAGGAAACATGAATGAGGTGTTGAGTAAATATGTGAAAGAAGCATATAAGGATAGCAAGGGAGACCTTGCTACAGTCTTTGTTGAGATGATGGGGCAACGTTCATCCATTTATGGGAGATATGCCTTCATTATACCTCCATCATGGATGTTTTTAAGTAATTTTGAATCACTGAGAAGAAATATTATAGAAAATCAAACAATAGATTCATTGTTACATTTAAGCCGTGGTGTCTTTGGGGCTGACTTTGGAGCTTCTTCTGCTGTTATATCCAACACGAAGGACCCAGAAGCTTGTGGAACATATTTCCGCCTTGTAGAGCGTACATTCCAAGAGTTTGACCAAAAACACTTGAAACTTCTCTTTGAAAAGACTTTGGCTAATCCTGATTTCCGATATTATTTCAAAGGCTACACAAAGGATGTGGAAGATATTGTCTATTCTGAGAATGGAGCCAAGATATATTACCCCAATGTTTCTCAATCCAACTTCGAGAAAATTCCGGGATGTCCGATTGGATATTGGGCTTCAGCCAATATTATAAAAATATACACGTCAAATCTCGCATTGTCAGCAGTTTGCAGCCCAACACAGGGGCTGGCAACTGCTGACAATGCGAGATTTCTCCGCCTTTGGTTCGAGGTTAGCCGAAGCCGTATAGGCTTCGGCTTTGAAAATGCCGCGTCAGCGGCTCAATCCGGATTAAAATGGTTCCCATGTAACAAAGGCGGAGGATTTAGAAAGTGGTATGGTAATCAAGACTATATTATTAATTGGGAAAATGATGGATATGAGATAAAAAACTTTTACGATGAAAAAGGCAAACAACGTTCAGTAATTAGAAATCCTAAATATTATTATCTTGAAGCAATCTCTTGGAGTTCTGTTTCTTCTAATATTGGCATTGCTTTCCGATATTATCCCAAAGGATTTATTTTTGATCATGCAGCGTGTAATATTTATACAAGAAATATCGTAGAAACTTTAGGATACGTAAATACTAAACTGATTAGTATATTCTCAAATATAATAAATCCAACTATAAATCTTTTTAGTGGTTCTGTTGGAAATATACCATATTTACCTATTAGCAATATAGATAAAGTTGTAAAGCAAAATATTTATATTTCCAAATCTGATTGGAATTCCCACGAGAGCTCATGGGACTTTGAGACCAATCCCCTTTTGACTATAAATGAGAACACCCATATCAACAAAAAAATTGAACAACAAAATAATGAAATAGGTGAATACATCTACATTGATTTAGCTACTCCAAAGCCTGATAGTCTGAAATGGCTCGTGGAACAATACAAGAAAAAGTGGGAGCAAATGTTCAGCCAACTGCATGAGAACGAAGAAGAACTCAACCGCCAGTTTATCGAAATATACGGTCTGCAAGATGAACTGACACCCGACGTACCGATTGATGAAATCACCATTCTACAACAGGGTGAAATCTCCTTTGTACCATCTGAGGAAGGTGAAGATGTGCCTAAGGTGATGAAGTGGAACGATGATGTTATTATCAAACAGCTCATCAGTTATGCCGTGGGATGCATGATGGGACGTTACCGTTTGGACAAACCGGGATTACATATCGCACATCCAGAACCGACCGAAGAAGAGATTGCCCCCTACTCTTATCACGGCAGGAAGTATGACATAGATGATGACGGCATCCTGCCTTTGATGAACAGTGACTGTGGTTTCAGTGACAATGCCCCTCTGCGTATGGCAGACTTTGTTCGCATCGCATTTGGAGAAGAAACGCAAGTAGAGAATCTGAACTACATGGAGCAATGCTTGGGTAAAACATTGGAACAATATTTCGTGAAGGACTTCTGGAAAGACCATAAAAAGATGTATCAGAACCGTCCGATTTACTGGCTGTTCGCATCCAAGAAAGGTACCTTCCAGGTAATAGCTTATATGCATCGCATGAATGCCTATACAGTGGAACGTATCCGAGCCAAATACCTCCTCCCTTTCATAGAACACTTGGAGCAGGAGATTAAAAAACTCGATATGCGCCGGGCAGAACTGACTACCAAAGAAAGCAAGCAACTTCAAACACTTCAGAAGCAACTCGATGAGTGCCGTGAGTATCACGAACGTTTGCAGGTAGTGGCCGAACAAGCCATCAGCTTCGACCTTGATGATGGTGTGGTAGTCAATTATGCCAAGTTCGGGGATATATTAGCAAAACTCAAATAA
- a CDS encoding DUF4435 domain-containing protein codes for MEGINWIEKQAKLYRNLALTGRYQAVIHLEDEEDETFWDYQLQTIKPGRYRYLYFSKSDDGKDTRGCEQCLKFKPYLTARFFICIDSDLRLLRGETELSAKNFIAQTYAYSWENHLCEASHLNERMKLIQPETDFDMQAFLTSFSRIVYKPLLYLIRYGADSRLNQLWNVSKFNACIPLQPKRADLADNGKAYLKTVQSLFEAATGGLTEEPANPNGILTPENAYLHIQGHQLYKLILHIGTLLCKGTGIAFRTDILDKGLHTTGYDEIEMLQNDLKAIWDN; via the coding sequence ATGGAAGGAATCAATTGGATAGAGAAACAAGCCAAGCTTTATCGGAATCTTGCCCTGACAGGACGTTATCAAGCCGTGATACATCTGGAAGACGAGGAAGATGAGACATTTTGGGACTATCAACTTCAAACCATTAAGCCGGGACGTTACCGCTACCTGTATTTCAGCAAAAGTGATGACGGTAAAGACACCCGCGGATGTGAGCAATGCCTGAAATTCAAACCTTACCTTACTGCGCGTTTCTTTATCTGCATAGACAGTGATTTGCGTTTGTTAAGAGGTGAGACTGAACTTTCAGCAAAGAATTTCATTGCTCAGACCTATGCCTATTCGTGGGAGAATCACTTATGCGAAGCCTCTCATCTCAATGAACGCATGAAGCTGATACAACCAGAAACTGATTTTGACATGCAGGCTTTTCTTACGTCGTTTTCGAGAATCGTTTATAAGCCGTTGTTGTATCTGATTCGGTACGGGGCAGACAGCCGTCTCAATCAGTTGTGGAATGTATCGAAATTCAATGCCTGTATTCCTCTGCAACCTAAACGTGCTGATTTAGCAGATAACGGCAAAGCATATCTGAAAACCGTTCAGTCCCTGTTTGAAGCCGCAACAGGTGGACTGACAGAAGAACCGGCCAATCCAAATGGAATTTTAACTCCGGAAAATGCCTACTTGCACATTCAAGGTCACCAACTGTATAAGCTGATACTGCACATCGGGACCCTGCTGTGCAAAGGAACGGGCATTGCTTTCAGGACAGACATTCTTGATAAAGGATTGCATACCACAGGATATGATGAAATTGAAATGTTACAGAATGACTTGAAAGCTATTTGGGATAATTAG